Genomic segment of Apium graveolens cultivar Ventura chromosome 7, ASM990537v1, whole genome shotgun sequence:
GCCTTTACTTTGTTGTCTAACGAATGAAATGGAACGCTGTAAGATTTGGATAAAAGAAGGTTTATTTGAGGACATCTCATTATAAAAAAATGGCTTAAAGAAATAAATATTCTAATAAGAAAATACTTGCTTGTAAATCCAATCGTGTCATCATGAAGATTAATCCATTACTTAATCACCAGCCAACAGATTGTACTTCGTATAAGTAGTTACAAGAGACGTAAGACTTCATAATTGAGCAAAATTACTACTGTATAGTCTCGGTATATTATAAATTTATCAGATATAACATACACTTAATTATGTTGTATAGGTCTCACCTGACGCGGGGCCACAGAAAAGGATCTCGATCTAAGCCTGTAAATAATTAAAATACATCCAGTATTAACAGTAAGAATTCGCACCTAGGAAATGAATAAGACATCTTCTTTGGTTCTTTCGATGAAAACATAATCAACCACGACACTTGGGCATGAGATACTGATCTAGACCTGGAAGGTGACCTTGAAATTGAAAGTTTTAAGGATTTGATGTCAAAGCACTTAATTTAAGCTAAGTATTCAAATGTATTACTATGGATCAAAATGCGTAGGTATTCCTCATATCCCTTAAACTTTTGCTTCAACTTTGGCTACGACTATGATCAATCAATAAGGGAAATTTGAAGCATTGTTCAATTAATTAGAGAATTGATGAAGAACTTGAATTATAATTATGTTAGTTGGAAAAGAAAGTGCACATCTTTCTCCAATCGACAACTGATACACTcactcaaaataaagaatataagaACATAAATGTTAACAAAGCATAAAGAAGGTATAATCTATATAGGATTAAGAATCAATAATACCTCTTTTTAATTGTATATTGGTATGTGAACTAAAAACATGGGATAAACTGAACTTCCCATCTCAACATTATTCTTAATGGCTTCTCATTTGTAATGTTTTTCGGGTTTTCATTTTTACAATATGATGAAAGCCTTAACAATTTCTATGTACACTCGCTCCACAAAAAACTTAACAAATATTATACTTCATCAAATAGAAGCGAGATATCTTGTTTCACTTCCTTGTCTTTCATTTTAATACCATCCTGTAAGAAAATAACACCAAAAGCAAAATAAAGTTGTTTAGAACTAACGTCAAACAGTTGGAGTGCAAAAATTTAAGTTTCAACAAAATCAAAAAATAATTGAATCATGATAAGACTAAAAAGATCACCTGATTATATAGCGAGATGTTTCAAAAGATTAACGAAAAAATATTGACAAAATCGAGGTGTATCAAAATACAATACAATAGTATATCCAAAAAAGAATAGTTAAACACATACATAATTTTGAATCATTTAAAAGAATAAAGTGGTTACCAAACAATGTTAGTCATCTACAAACAAAAGCGACCATTGATAATCATCTCCTAAATTACGATTCAAAATTGTAAGTATTCACATAAAAAAACAAGTACATGAATAAGCAACCAGATCATacacaaatataaatataaacaTGTATGTAAAGATTTGCGGAGATAATAAAGAAGAAATTGTGGATTTACATAGATAAATCATTGATGGACAGAGGAAATGATAATAAGAAGAAATCGCTACGAAAATGAATTTTTAGTTCACATATTTTATGAAGAATGTATAAGATGATGAATACGGATTGTAAAAAATGAAGGAGATGTCATCTCtcaaatatttgatttttttttctgtTTACGTGGATTGTGGATTTATGATTGATTTGTTATAATGGagaattttatttaattatggTACTGATATTCTTTCTAAtatttttaatcattttaaaatcatgtcaGTATTGGATAATACATGGGATATAAGATGATTTGTATAGAAAATGGTAGGTTTGTAAAATTGGTAGACCCACCCaccaaattttaaaaatataggtCTTATGTATATTTACTGGAGTTCCCTTTTAGTTCAAATTTGAAGGTGTTTATGCTAGTGCTCATTAACAATAAATTGATTATCATAACAAGAATGGTGAAACTGGGTTTTATAACAAAACTTGAATATGCCTTTTATTTCATAATATAGTATACCGTATATATagaattaattattattttcttttGTAGTTGTATCATTCATGTACTAGATAAATGGATCACCTTATCATGATCAATAATATCTTCACGTCACGGGACAAAAAATGATCAATGATATTTTCAGGTCTGGGGACAAAATAAGATTTATTTGGAGAAATGATTAAGATATTCAACTTAAGAGTACTCATTCTGTTCCATTATAGATCGTCATGTCGTGTATTTTCATATTTTATTCAAACACATTTGTTATAAATTCATGCactaaattaaaatatatatcatgttGAAACTGTGCACGTTCTTTTCATGTAGTATTTTTTTTACTAATTGATTACACACGCCTGAAGTCGAAATTTTAACATCCCGCAAGGGGGACAAGAACTCAACCACTAAATCAACACTTAGTTGGCAATGTTGTATTTGTGTatgttaattataaatattaatataaatattactataaatttaaataaaatttatatttaatatataactTTATGTAAATGTtatgaaatatttatatttatatatatatatatataaataatcgaCCCATAATTTTATGTCATTTTCGTGTATTGTACAAAATCATCGGCTTTACATAAATATATCTAAAGGCAAgaccaaaaaaataaaaaaaggcagagaaaaagaaaaaaataactTTAAATAATCAAATTAAGATGCCCATACCTTTGTttcaataataaatatttaaattttaaatcgTATTATAAATATAGTATAGATACACCAAGAGAGAAGAAgagaaaatatattattttcaagTGAGTTTACAAGCTCCATTTAGTTGGCTATTTATAGTTGTAGGATATACAAGATACATGAACTTGATAAATGAACTTGAGAAGTCAACGGACTCATATTTATGAAAGATCAAAAGATTAAACCTAGAATGTTCTAGGATCATCCATTCACAACATCTAGAAAGTTCGAAAGACATCCATTCACAACACCCCCCCTTGGATGTCCATTTTTTGATAATcgtgcctcgttaaaacctttcTAGGAAAAAACCCATTGGGAAAAAAATCCTAGTAAAGGAAAAATAGTACATCGATTATGAAAATTTAGTTCAAGTTCTTAAGTCGACGCATGCCAATGTTATGTACCAACTTCTCAAAAATTGATAGAGGTAGCGACTTCGTGAATAGATCTGCAAGGTTGTCACTTGAGCGAATCTGTTGGACTTCAATTTATCCATTAACTTGAAGATCATGTGTGAAGAAAAACTTGGGGGATATATGTTTAGTATTATCGCCTTTAATATATCCTTTGTTTAACTGCTCGATGCATGCTGTATTGTCTTCGAACATTATTGTCGAAACTTTTCTGTCATGATGCATGCCACATGACTCCCTAATATGCTGACATATTGATCTCAACCAAACACAATCTCGACTAGCTTCATGGATTGCAAGAATTTTTGCATGATTAGAAGAGGTAGCAACCAAAGATTATTTCACTGATCTCCATAAGATGGCCGTAGCTCCATAAGTGAACAAATAACCTATTTGTGATCGAGCTTTATCGGGATCAGATAAATATCCTGCATCTTCATAACCAGTTAGCACTGCTTTGGATTTATTAGAATAAAATAATCCCATATCAGTTGTGCCTCGAAGGTATCGAAAAATATGTTTAACTCCATACCAATACCTCCGAGTTGGAGTGCAACTATGTCTTGCTAATAGATTTACAGAAAATGCAATGCCTGGTCGCGTATTATTAGCAAGATACATAAGTGCACCGATAGCACTAAGGTAAGGTATTTCAGGACTGGGTGCCTCTTCATTTTTTTCCTTTGGCCGGAACATATCCTTTTTCTTATAAAGTGATCGAACAACCACGGGGGAACTGAATGGATGTGAATTATCCATGTAAAATCGTTTAAGTAATTTTTCAGTGTAAGTTGATTGGTCAACAAAAATTCCATCTCTCAAATGTTCAATTTGAAGTCCAAGATAAAATTTtgtttttccaagatcttttatttcaaattattccttaatataattaattattttctggAGCTCTTCAGGAGTTCCAATTATATTTAAATCATCAACATACACAGCAACTATAGCGAATAAAGACTCAGTCTTCTTTATAAATACACATGGATAAATGGGATCATTTATATATCGTTCCCTTAACAAGTACTCGCTTAATCTTTGGTACCACATTCGACCAGACTGTTTTAATCCATATATTAACCTTTGCAACTTGATCGAGTAAAGGTCGCGAGAATGTGGTCTAGATGCTTCTAGTATTCGAAATCCTTTAGGGATCCTCATATATACATATTTTTCAAGAGAACCATATAAATATGCGGTCACAACATCCATCAGAcgcatttttaattttttaatcacTGAAAGGCTGATAAGATAAGGAAAAGTCGTTCCATCCATTACAGGAGAATATGTTTCCTCGTAATCAATGCCTGATTTTTGCGAAAAACCTTGAGCAACTAGACGTGCTTTGTATcttacaattttatttttatcaTTTCTCTTTCGCACAAATACCCATTTGAAACCAACAGGTTTTGTCCCTTCAGGGCTTCAGACTACAGGTCCAAACAATTTATGTTTATTAAGTGAGCTCAATTCATTTTCAATTTCTTCTTTCCACTTTGGCCAATCATTTCTACGTCGACATTCATCGATGGATTTTGGTTCAAGATCCTCATTTTCTGTCATTATATTGAGCGCTACATTATATGCAAAATTTTCGTCGACGGTTGTGTCATATCGGTTCCATCTCTTTCCTGTGACAACATAATTAATTGAGATCTCTTCACTTTCAATATTTTCAGGTACTTGGTCCTCTTTTGAGGTTTCATCTATCATGTCACAGGTCTTTTGAGGAGTCTCTTCTGGAGATTTTATTTTCTCTATTTAGGCATCTCCACTTTTTACCCCTTTTCTTTTTCGAGGGTTTTTATCTTTGGAACCGATCGGCCTACCTCGCTTAATGCGAGGTCCTGATTCACTTGCTTTAATTATTTGTCCTTCTGGGACTTCTATCTTTTCAGGAGCGTTTTCAGATGGTATGTGTCACTTAGTCACTCTATTTATATTAGTGAACGCATCAGGTAATTGATTTACAATGCCTTGTAACTGAATTATTTTTTGAACTTCTAGTTCACACTGATTTGTACGAGGATCATAAATATTTAATGTTGATGCATTCCGTGTAATTTCTTTTTCCAGCAGTTTATTTTCTCCCTTTGATTTTAAGATAATCTTGTTTTCTCCCCCTAATCTTGGAAAAACTGTTTCATCAAATTGACAGTCAATGTACCTTGCTGTAAACATATTACCGGTCAAAGGTTCAAGATACTTTACTATAGAGGGAGATTCATAACCGATGTATACCCCTAATCTTCTTTGGGGACCCATCTTTGTATGTTGTGGTGGAGCAATAGGGATATATACCGCACACCCGAAGTCCTAAGATGGGAAATATTAGGCTCTCTTCTAGAGGCCAATTGTAAGGGAGAAAAATTATGATAACTTGTGGGCGTGATGCGTATAAGTGTTGCTGCATGTAAAATAGCATGCCCCCAAACTGAAATTGAGAGATTTGTTCTCATAATTAAAGGTCTAGCAATCAATTAGAGTCTTTTAATAAATGATTCCGCAAGACCATTTTGTGTGTGAACATGAGCAACATGATGTTCAACTTTTATTCCAATTAACATACAATAATCATTAAATGCACATGAAGTAAATTCCCCAGCATTATCTAAATGGATCGTGTCAATATTATGATCCGGGAACTGTGCTCTTAATCGAGTTATTTGTGCAAGTAGTCTCGCAAACGCCAGGTTACGAGACAATAATAAGCACACATGTGACCACCTTGTTGATGTATCAATTAGTACCATAAAATATTTAAATGGTCCACATGAAGGGTGAATAGGCCTACATATGTCACCTTGAATACGTTCCAAAAATCTCGGAAATTCAACTCCAATTTTTGCTGGGGAGGGCTTAATAATCAACTTACCTCGAGAACAAGCAGCATAAGAGAAATCAttagtctgaaaaatcttctgattCTTCAGTGGATGCCTATTTGAGTTTTCAATAATTCTCCGCATCATACTTGATCCCAGATGTCCCAACTGGTCATGCCAAATCATaaaattatttgtatcaataaaCTTCTGGTTTATGATAGCATTTGCTTCAATAGTACGAATGTTTGTATAATATAATCCGGAAGTAAAGGCGAATAGTTATTCCTTGATACTTGTCCTACCCGAAATGATGCATGTGATATTAAGGAATTCTTTATTCTCTTTACTCATTGTTTCGACATGATATCCATTTCTGCGAATATCTTTAaaacttaataaatttatttgtgAGTTCGGAGAGAATAATGCATCATTTATAATGAATTTTGTTCCTTTAGGTAACAAAAGATGAGCTCTTATGGAGCCTTCGATTATACTTGTACTT
This window contains:
- the LOC141674503 gene encoding secreted RxLR effector protein 161-like — its product is MDNSHPFSSPVVVRSLYKKKDMFRPKEKNEEAPSPEIPYLSAIGALMYLANNTRPGIAFSVNLLARHSCTPTRRYWYGVKHIFRYLRGTTDMGLFYSNKSKAVLTGYEDAGYLSDPDKARSQIGYLFTYGATAILWRSVK